In Herpetosiphonaceae bacterium, the DNA window GTGCCGCCAAACGAATGCGTCGACTACCTCACGGCCATGCTTCTACGAAAGGCGAAAACGCTCTAGCGTCGGGTGAACTGCCGCAATCCGCCGCGCCGCACGCAGGGCGAGGATGCCCTTGCGGGCAATCCGATCACCTGGCGCGGCAGAAGGAGGATGTGGCGAGCGCCGTTGGTCGGGCCTCGGAGGTGGTGCCAAGAGCCGCGGCAAGATCGTCGGCGGTGAGGTCACACCGCTGTTTCGCCTTGCTTGTACGGCACTTTCCCTCGACCCGATCCCGATCCATAAGTTCCTTTCTCATGCGTTGGGGATGAGTTGGGAACGGTCGTTACGGGATCGCGGGCCGAGCGCTCGCCGGGGGACTTTGGTGAAGATTGTGCGCTGGGCGCTGTTCGGGCTGAGCGGGCTCGCCGTCTTCGTGACGGTGCTGCCGTTCGTTCCGAGCAACGCATCCGCCATACGGGTCTGGGATTTTCCACGTTTCCAGGTCGCCGTCCTGTTGGCGGCCGTGCTGATCGCGACGCCCCTGCTGTTGCCCTTGCGCCATCGGCGGACGTGGGCCTTCGCCGCCGCCGTGGGGGGAGCGCTTGCATGGCAGGCGCATGCCATCTGGCCCTACACGCCTCTGGTCGCAACCGAAGCGAAGGGGCTGGCAGGCTGCGAGCCGGAGTCGCGCGTCAGGCTGCTGGTGGCGAACGTGCTGGTCGAGAACCGCGACGCCGCACCGTTGCTGGCGCTTGTGGAGCGGGTCGGCCCGGACCTGGTGCTGCTCGTGGAAACCGATGCCTGGTGGGATCGTCAGCTGGAGCCGCTGAAACAGGCCTATCCGCATGCGATCAACCATCCGCGGGAGGACAGCTACGGCATTCACCTTTTCTCGCGTTTCGAGACGGTCGGGCCGGAGGTGCGCTTTCTGGTCGAGGAGGATGTGCCCTCGATCAAGACGGGCCTCAGCCTTCCGTCGGGTGCGCGCATCAATCTCTACGGCCTGCATCCCAAGCCGCCGCCCTTGCAGGATACGGAGGAGCGGGACGCGGAACTGCTCATCGTCGGCGAGGAAGTCCGGGAAGAGGCTGCCCCGTCGATCGTGGCCGGTGATC includes these proteins:
- a CDS encoding endonuclease/exonuclease/phosphatase family protein, which produces MKIVRWALFGLSGLAVFVTVLPFVPSNASAIRVWDFPRFQVAVLLAAVLIATPLLLPLRHRRTWAFAAAVGGALAWQAHAIWPYTPLVATEAKGLAGCEPESRVRLLVANVLVENRDAAPLLALVERVGPDLVLLVETDAWWDRQLEPLKQAYPHAINHPREDSYGIHLFSRFETVGPEVRFLVEEDVPSIKTGLSLPSGARINLYGLHPKPPPLQDTEERDAELLIVGEEVREEAAPSIVAGDLNDVAWSRSNSLFQEVSGLLDPRIGRGPYNTFNAEWPLLRWPLDHVFFEESFRLLEVAVMEDIGSDHFPFFVALCHDPAAAASQQQPQPEPADLEASEEAIEEGREEAQE